From a single Intestinibaculum porci genomic region:
- a CDS encoding zinc ribbon domain-containing protein — translation MFCKYCGQPISDDAQYCPYCKKELHHDPYVHDTAHSHHKPLQPWQLLSLFGSFLLFITIFLPFFTITTPMIIINTTKVYTLFETAYGLYFLFLSVLCIILALLRQKIIIFPAIGSFLLTLYVIFSYDQVRPQYIYATKGIAFYLMFASSCLLLTGGILAFASHAKRDPEGPLH, via the coding sequence ATGTTTTGTAAATACTGTGGTCAGCCCATTTCCGATGATGCGCAATACTGTCCCTACTGTAAGAAAGAATTACATCACGATCCCTATGTGCATGATACTGCTCATTCCCATCATAAACCTTTACAGCCCTGGCAGTTATTATCCTTATTTGGATCCTTCTTATTATTCATTACCATCTTCTTACCCTTTTTTACCATTACCACACCAATGATCATCATCAATACCACAAAAGTCTATACTTTATTTGAAACCGCTTATGGTCTGTATTTTCTGTTTTTGTCAGTATTATGTATCATACTTGCCTTATTACGTCAGAAAATCATTATCTTCCCGGCTATTGGTTCTTTTCTTTTGACCCTTTATGTTATCTTCTCATATGATCAAGTAAGACCTCAATATATCTATGCCACTAAGGGGATTGCTTTCTATCTGATGTTTGCCTCAAGCTGTCTATTATTAACTGGCGGGATACTCGCCTTTGCATCGCATGCAAAAAGAGATCCCGAAGGACCTCTTCATTAA
- the nifJ gene encoding pyruvate:ferredoxin (flavodoxin) oxidoreductase — protein sequence MSKQYLSMDGNTAAAHVAYAFSEVASIYPITPSSPMAEHAEEWASQGKKNIFGSTVNIVEMQSEAGAAGAVHGALQAGALATTFTASQGLLLMIPNLYKIQGELLPGVFHVAARALATSSLNIFGDHQDIYACRQTGIVMICSHSVQEVMDLGGVAHLVAIKASVPVMHFFDGFRTSHEIQKVEVMDYDTLKELLDYDALRAFKKRALNPYLNPVTRGSATNDDVYFQTREAQNAHYEKVADIAADYMAKISEKTGRHYAPFTYYGDPEADRIIIAMGSVTQTVEEVIDTLNAQGEKLGLIKVHLYRPFSAKYLLKVLPKSVKKIAVLDRTKEMGATGEPLYLDVCEVLKDTDIEVIGGRYGMGSKDTTAKAVKAVYDNLAKDKPQHPFTIGIVDDVTHLSLTEDPNFHVKTDATQCLFYGLGSDGTVSANKSSIKIIGDNTDLYCQAYFAYDSKKAGGATRSNLRFGPTPIRSTYYINAADFISCSLDNYVFKYDMLRNLKDGGRFLLNTEFSKDEIANYLPNRVKKQLAEKHAKFYIINATKLAEECHMGRHTNTILQSAFFALNQNILPLDEAIAKMKEMAKKSYGSKGDAIVEANYKAIDAGKDQVVEVPVDPAWADLEVKNIRKTTGDEYFDNYVAPIDALEGNDLPTSAFLDKLDGTMKNGMAIKERRAIAVSVPKWNKDNCIQCNNCSMVCPHATIRPFLLTEEDIKNAPEDISNDVLKPMGKNVDGLSFRIQVSPDNCVGCTLCVQACPGKKGEKALSMVPVHDELKHGDLAAWMYENVEYRDDKYPQTTVKGVGFMKPYFEASGACAGCGETPYYRLASQLFGSDMRIANATGCSSIYSGSCPSTPFTVDHNGHGPAWANSLFEDNAEFGFGMKLAENYKSKRILEIIEANKADVEPELAEVLTKYEEAKGHRTEEKALYDELVAKIEASSNEGIKELLDMKEDLVTKSQWIVGGDGWAYDIGYGGVDHVLANDQNVNILVLDTEVYSNTGGQSSKSSQAGSIAKFTASGKKVAKKDLAQIAMAYGHVYVAQIAMGANPMQAIKAMKEAESYDGPSLIVAYSPCNEHHIKKGGLANSQLQEKRAVECGYFNLLRYDPRKTEEGKNPLTIDSKAPDFTKFRDFLMSENRFSQLLKVNAENAEALFAKCEADAKRRRARAEALAKDYDAAE from the coding sequence ATGTCAAAACAATATTTATCTATGGATGGTAATACTGCTGCCGCTCATGTCGCTTATGCGTTTTCAGAAGTAGCAAGTATCTATCCTATTACCCCATCTTCACCAATGGCCGAACATGCTGAAGAATGGGCATCTCAAGGAAAAAAGAATATCTTCGGATCAACAGTAAACATCGTTGAAATGCAGTCTGAAGCAGGGGCAGCTGGGGCTGTTCACGGCGCTTTACAGGCCGGCGCATTAGCAACGACATTTACCGCATCACAAGGTTTGCTGCTGATGATTCCAAACCTTTATAAAATTCAGGGTGAATTATTACCAGGTGTATTCCACGTTGCTGCTCGTGCATTAGCAACTTCATCATTAAACATCTTTGGTGATCATCAGGATATTTATGCTTGTCGTCAGACAGGGATCGTTATGATCTGTTCTCATTCTGTTCAGGAAGTTATGGACTTAGGTGGCGTTGCGCACTTAGTGGCTATTAAAGCTTCCGTGCCAGTAATGCACTTCTTTGATGGTTTCAGAACTTCTCATGAAATCCAGAAAGTAGAAGTTATGGATTATGACACATTAAAAGAATTATTAGATTATGATGCTTTAAGAGCATTTAAGAAGAGAGCTTTAAACCCTTACTTAAATCCAGTTACACGTGGTTCTGCCACTAACGATGACGTTTATTTCCAGACTCGTGAAGCACAGAATGCGCATTACGAAAAAGTAGCTGATATCGCTGCTGATTACATGGCTAAGATCTCAGAAAAGACTGGTCGTCATTATGCGCCATTCACTTATTATGGTGATCCTGAAGCTGATCGTATCATCATCGCTATGGGTTCTGTTACTCAGACTGTCGAAGAAGTGATCGATACATTAAATGCCCAGGGTGAAAAACTTGGTTTAATTAAAGTACATTTATATCGTCCATTCTCTGCTAAGTACTTATTAAAAGTCTTACCAAAGAGTGTTAAGAAAATCGCCGTTCTTGATCGTACAAAAGAAATGGGCGCAACGGGTGAACCATTATACTTAGATGTATGTGAAGTCTTAAAAGACACTGACATCGAAGTTATTGGCGGCCGTTATGGTATGGGTTCTAAAGATACCACTGCCAAAGCTGTTAAGGCTGTCTATGATAATTTAGCAAAAGACAAACCTCAGCATCCATTTACAATTGGGATCGTTGATGATGTTACTCATTTATCACTCACAGAAGATCCAAACTTCCATGTAAAAACTGATGCTACGCAGTGCTTATTCTATGGTTTAGGCTCTGATGGTACAGTTTCTGCCAATAAGTCATCAATCAAGATTATCGGTGATAACACTGATTTATACTGCCAGGCTTATTTCGCATATGATAGTAAGAAAGCCGGCGGGGCAACACGTTCTAACTTACGCTTTGGTCCAACACCAATCCGTTCAACTTACTATATTAACGCCGCAGACTTTATCTCTTGCTCATTAGATAACTACGTCTTCAAATATGATATGTTACGTAACTTAAAAGATGGCGGACGTTTCTTATTAAATACAGAATTCAGCAAGGATGAAATCGCTAATTACTTACCAAATCGTGTTAAGAAACAGTTAGCAGAAAAACATGCAAAATTCTATATCATCAATGCGACTAAGTTAGCTGAAGAATGCCATATGGGTCGTCATACTAACACCATCTTACAGTCAGCTTTCTTCGCTTTAAATCAGAACATCTTACCATTAGATGAAGCCATCGCTAAGATGAAAGAAATGGCTAAGAAATCTTATGGCTCTAAAGGTGATGCAATCGTTGAAGCAAACTACAAAGCAATTGATGCTGGTAAAGATCAGGTTGTTGAAGTCCCTGTAGATCCTGCATGGGCTGACTTAGAAGTTAAGAACATCAGAAAAACAACTGGTGATGAATACTTCGATAACTACGTTGCACCAATCGATGCTCTTGAAGGTAACGACTTACCAACAAGTGCTTTCTTAGATAAATTAGATGGTACTATGAAGAATGGTATGGCGATCAAAGAAAGACGTGCCATTGCCGTATCCGTTCCTAAATGGAATAAAGATAACTGTATCCAGTGTAATAACTGTTCAATGGTATGTCCTCATGCAACCATTCGTCCATTCTTATTAACAGAAGAAGATATCAAGAATGCACCTGAAGATATCTCTAATGATGTCTTAAAACCAATGGGCAAAAATGTTGATGGTTTATCATTCCGTATTCAGGTTTCTCCAGATAACTGCGTCGGCTGTACTTTATGTGTACAGGCTTGTCCTGGCAAGAAAGGTGAAAAAGCCTTATCAATGGTTCCTGTTCACGATGAACTGAAACATGGCGATTTAGCAGCTTGGATGTATGAAAACGTTGAATATCGTGATGACAAATATCCTCAGACAACAGTTAAGGGTGTCGGCTTCATGAAACCTTACTTCGAAGCTTCTGGTGCCTGCGCTGGCTGTGGTGAAACACCTTATTACAGATTAGCTTCTCAGTTATTTGGCTCTGATATGAGAATTGCCAATGCAACTGGATGTTCATCAATCTACTCAGGCTCTTGTCCATCTACACCATTCACTGTTGATCATAATGGTCATGGTCCAGCTTGGGCTAACTCATTATTCGAAGACAACGCTGAGTTTGGTTTCGGTATGAAATTAGCTGAAAACTACAAATCTAAGAGAATCTTAGAAATCATTGAAGCGAATAAAGCTGATGTAGAACCAGAATTAGCAGAAGTTTTAACAAAATATGAAGAAGCTAAAGGTCATAGAACTGAAGAAAAAGCACTTTATGATGAATTAGTTGCGAAAATCGAAGCTTCATCTAATGAAGGTATCAAGGAATTACTTGATATGAAAGAAGATTTAGTAACGAAATCTCAGTGGATCGTCGGTGGCGATGGCTGGGCTTACGATATCGGTTACGGAGGCGTTGACCATGTCTTAGCTAACGATCAGAACGTAAATATCTTAGTTCTTGATACAGAAGTTTACTCAAATACTGGTGGACAGTCTTCTAAATCATCACAGGCTGGTTCTATCGCTAAGTTCACTGCCAGCGGTAAGAAAGTTGCTAAGAAAGACTTAGCTCAGATTGCCATGGCTTATGGACATGTTTATGTTGCTCAGATCGCTATGGGTGCAAACCCAATGCAGGCAATCAAAGCCATGAAAGAAGCAGAATCTTATGATGGTCCATCATTAATCGTTGCTTACTCACCATGTAACGAACATCATATCAAGAAAGGTGGTTTAGCTAACTCACAGTTACAGGAAAAACGTGCTGTTGAATGTGGTTACTTCAACTTATTAAGATATGATCCTAGAAAGACTGAAGAAGGCAAGAATCCATTAACAATCGATTCTAAAGCCCCTGACTTCACGAAGTTCCGTGACTTCTTAATGTCAGAAAACAGATTCTCTCAGTTATTAAAGGTTAATGCAGAAAATGCCGAAGCATTATTCGCTAAGTGTGAAGCTGATGCGAAACGTCGTAGAGCAAGAGCTGAAGCTTTAGCTAAAGATTACGATGCAGCTGAATAA
- a CDS encoding tyrosine-type recombinase/integrase has product MMRTNKLLNALRNYIETYLPDTKGLSNNTIKSYKATFRLLFEFFKVVYKLEPDQISFSSLDYDHLNAFLLWLESSRNDSASTRNQRLSALSSFSKYAQSRNFDAAVIFRNAVLSLPVKKAPVKMRQVMTREEVKIFLSLPDVNKPTERRNKVLLSFMYSTAARAQEVCDLTTTDISIRNGKYYVTLHGKGGKARIVPINKKMYKLLLQHIKTKPRQYRNSKYVFNSQTNEQMSVSAIEEIFKKYQKMAKDKYSDMFNGNYTPHTMRHTAATHMLESGVSIPVIRSILGHSSIETTMIYARVNQAMVDKKVKEWNEEHFAIEPEANPKEIKDDLDFLK; this is encoded by the coding sequence ATGATGAGGACTAATAAACTGCTTAACGCATTGAGAAACTATATTGAAACTTATCTTCCAGATACAAAAGGACTATCCAATAATACCATCAAATCATATAAGGCAACTTTCAGACTGTTATTTGAATTCTTTAAAGTAGTTTATAAATTAGAACCCGATCAGATCAGTTTCAGCAGTCTTGACTATGATCATCTAAATGCCTTTCTACTCTGGCTTGAAAGCAGTAGAAATGACAGCGCTTCAACTAGAAACCAGCGACTTTCGGCACTGTCGTCATTTTCTAAATATGCTCAGTCACGTAACTTTGATGCGGCCGTTATATTCAGAAATGCTGTTCTATCATTGCCTGTAAAAAAGGCACCAGTTAAAATGAGACAGGTTATGACAAGAGAAGAAGTCAAAATATTTTTATCACTGCCTGATGTTAATAAGCCAACCGAAAGACGAAATAAGGTCCTGCTTTCTTTTATGTATTCCACTGCGGCACGTGCACAGGAAGTATGTGATCTAACGACTACTGATATATCCATTCGTAATGGAAAATATTATGTCACTCTTCACGGAAAGGGAGGAAAAGCAAGGATTGTTCCAATCAATAAAAAGATGTACAAACTTCTGCTTCAGCATATTAAAACGAAGCCTAGACAGTACAGAAATTCAAAATATGTCTTTAATTCGCAGACAAATGAACAAATGTCTGTTTCTGCAATTGAAGAGATATTTAAAAAATATCAGAAGATGGCAAAAGATAAATATTCTGATATGTTTAACGGTAATTACACACCTCATACGATGCGCCATACAGCTGCTACCCATATGCTTGAAAGCGGTGTTTCCATTCCTGTTATTAGAAGCATTCTTGGTCATTCATCAATAGAAACGACAATGATCTATGCAAGGGTAAATCAAGCAATGGTTGATAAAAAGGTAAAGGAATGGAATGAAGAACATTTTGCGATAGAGCCTGAAGCGAATCCAAAAGAAATTAAAGATGATCTTGATTTTCTTAAATGA
- a CDS encoding HIT family protein codes for MEDCIFCKIAAKEIPGKIVYEDDACIAFLDLSQTTKGHTLVIPKAHFDSVLTADPEVVGHVFQVAAMLANKIVKNLGASGCNILTNAGEVAGQTVHHFHIHIIPRYDDKDTITIQFTDNSKTADLDAIQKEILK; via the coding sequence ATGGAAGATTGTATTTTCTGTAAAATTGCAGCGAAAGAAATTCCTGGTAAAATTGTTTACGAGGATGACGCCTGCATCGCATTTTTAGATTTATCTCAGACAACGAAAGGACATACCCTTGTTATTCCTAAGGCGCATTTTGATTCTGTTTTAACCGCTGATCCTGAAGTGGTTGGTCACGTTTTTCAGGTCGCGGCTATGTTAGCGAATAAGATTGTGAAAAACTTAGGCGCATCGGGATGTAACATCTTAACCAACGCTGGAGAAGTAGCTGGTCAGACAGTTCATCATTTCCACATCCATATCATCCCACGCTATGATGACAAGGATACGATTACCATTCAGTTTACTGACAATTCTAAGACTGCAGACTTAGATGCTATTCAAAAAGAAATATTAAAATAA
- a CDS encoding IS66 family transposase has protein sequence MNKILKMIDKICTGMQKGNADNIIKSMTREDLETITMLFASKVNNLTEIILSMKRQSFGRKSEKFNPDQLNIFELLGLEDNTVVIVDGDDIPDGAKQAKKKPRKPKGKALSGLPVKEVHYNPDSTVCPICGKEMHEIAPTVINELVYIPAEIYIKKSIFHNFACFNQHKDCDESNNDHLKIYHSSQPVPVTLFEKSAASPAFVAHTAYDLLKKCVPLYRQEKAYKDMGYNISRTLLSNWLWRSMNEYLRFIVDKMRHDFLRLSFIHLDETELKVLEEVKRGTRNSDSYVWIGMSGEIEDKQMAIYSYGPGRSINELKKMLIIDGEHFSGTAVTDGYTVYDNYTDFSGHAGCWAHYSSRIIILDKLTSAFI, from the coding sequence ATGAATAAGATATTAAAAATGATAGATAAAATCTGCACAGGTATGCAGAAAGGAAATGCAGACAATATAATAAAATCTATGACGCGCGAAGATCTTGAGACTATCACTATGCTTTTTGCGTCCAAAGTTAATAATCTTACAGAAATTATTCTCTCAATGAAAAGACAGTCATTTGGACGAAAGAGCGAGAAGTTCAATCCTGATCAGCTCAATATCTTTGAGCTTCTTGGATTAGAGGATAATACCGTTGTGATCGTAGACGGCGATGATATTCCTGATGGTGCTAAACAGGCAAAAAAGAAGCCAAGAAAGCCAAAAGGAAAGGCTCTTTCTGGTTTGCCAGTAAAAGAAGTGCATTATAACCCTGACAGCACTGTTTGTCCGATATGCGGCAAGGAGATGCATGAAATCGCTCCTACCGTTATTAATGAGTTAGTGTATATACCTGCGGAAATCTACATTAAGAAAAGTATTTTCCATAATTTTGCATGCTTTAACCAGCACAAGGATTGCGATGAGTCTAATAATGATCATCTGAAGATATATCACAGCAGTCAGCCTGTACCGGTGACTCTTTTTGAAAAATCGGCAGCCAGTCCAGCTTTTGTAGCCCATACCGCTTATGATCTTCTTAAGAAGTGTGTGCCTCTTTATCGCCAGGAGAAGGCCTATAAGGATATGGGCTACAATATCTCCAGAACGCTTCTTAGCAACTGGCTATGGCGAAGCATGAATGAGTATCTGCGTTTTATCGTCGATAAAATGCGCCATGATTTCCTGAGACTTAGTTTTATCCACCTCGATGAAACAGAGCTAAAAGTCCTTGAGGAAGTCAAGCGCGGGACTAGAAATTCAGATAGTTATGTCTGGATCGGCATGTCCGGAGAAATAGAAGACAAGCAGATGGCCATCTATTCCTACGGACCTGGACGAAGCATCAACGAACTTAAAAAAATGCTCATTATTGACGGCGAGCATTTTTCAGGAACGGCAGTGACCGATGGATATACCGTTTACGATAACTATACCGATTTTTCAGGTCACGCAGGGTGCTGGGCTCATTATTCAAGTAGAATTATTATTCTAGACAAACTGACAAGCGCTTTTATTTAA
- a CDS encoding 6-phosphofructokinase: MSRNCFIGQSGGPTVAINASLAGIVARCKEEGYDHIYGMINGIKGLLEDHYIDLGEIFDSSDKITQLKNSPAMYLGSCRFKLPNIILAPGTYEKLFKKFNAMDITDVFYIGGNDSMDTVAKLSTYAKAINSPIRFIGIPKTIDNDLMGTDHTPGFGSAAKYVASSMLEVFYDSAIYKLNAVTIVEIMGRNAGWLTAASALARENGATVPDLIYLPEVPFDTDKFLADIHEKFKEKSSIIIAVSEGIRNKEGNFLDQDSKYTKRDAFGHVLHSGTGKVLESIVYKEFHCKVRSIELNVLQRCAMHIASSTDIEESFQIGEFAVKQAISGETGVMIVVKRLSDTPYQIQCETLDVTKVANLEHKIPVEWINKDHNDITPALHDYLYPLIQGEVHVNYANGIPQYIDISHLRNKMIKE; this comes from the coding sequence ATGAGTAGAAATTGTTTTATTGGTCAGTCGGGTGGACCAACCGTCGCGATTAATGCATCTTTAGCGGGTATTGTCGCACGCTGTAAAGAAGAAGGTTATGATCATATTTATGGAATGATCAATGGCATTAAAGGTTTATTAGAAGATCATTATATTGATTTAGGAGAAATCTTTGATTCCTCAGATAAGATCACTCAGCTTAAAAACTCCCCAGCGATGTATCTGGGAAGCTGCCGTTTTAAGTTACCGAATATTATTTTAGCGCCAGGCACATATGAAAAGCTCTTTAAGAAATTTAATGCTATGGATATTACCGATGTCTTCTATATCGGTGGCAATGATTCGATGGATACCGTTGCGAAATTATCCACTTATGCCAAAGCGATCAATTCTCCAATTCGTTTTATCGGTATCCCGAAAACGATTGATAATGATTTAATGGGCACCGATCATACACCAGGTTTTGGTTCGGCTGCGAAATATGTAGCTAGCAGTATGTTAGAAGTTTTCTATGACAGTGCGATTTATAAATTAAACGCAGTCACAATTGTCGAAATCATGGGACGTAACGCCGGCTGGTTAACGGCCGCTAGTGCCTTAGCAAGAGAAAACGGCGCCACTGTGCCGGATCTCATTTATCTGCCAGAAGTGCCTTTTGACACAGATAAGTTTTTAGCGGATATTCATGAAAAGTTTAAAGAAAAATCTTCTATTATTATTGCGGTATCGGAAGGGATCCGTAATAAAGAAGGAAATTTCTTAGATCAGGATTCTAAATATACAAAGCGCGATGCCTTTGGTCATGTCCTCCACTCCGGAACTGGCAAAGTCTTAGAATCCATTGTTTATAAAGAATTCCATTGTAAAGTCCGTTCGATTGAATTAAACGTCTTACAGCGCTGTGCTATGCATATCGCCTCAAGCACGGATATTGAAGAATCCTTCCAGATTGGTGAATTCGCTGTTAAGCAGGCCATCAGTGGTGAAACCGGCGTAATGATCGTCGTGAAACGTTTAAGTGATACACCTTATCAGATTCAATGTGAAACACTAGATGTCACTAAAGTAGCCAACTTAGAGCACAAAATTCCAGTAGAATGGATCAATAAAGACCATAATGATATCACCCCTGCTCTGCATGATTATCTCTATCCACTCATTCAGGGTGAAGTGCATGTCAATTATGCGAATGGTATTCCTCAGTATATTGATATCAGTCATCTCCGTAATAAAATGATTAAAGAATAG
- a CDS encoding tyrosine-type recombinase/integrase: MRRFNEFLQGEYHLYEPKDDPIEALSALHRIIINGYQKYCRKKNNSDWTISSKRAAAIFFLRLIEESGIFDMSFDARDTTAALLHVKNNDQWNNIRLFLIYLHDAGSVSEDYANLIPYAKNKVPYPTVYTIEEIKKIEAVIDRNTLTGKRDYAMILLDTRLGMRAGDIVNLKIADFDFKHNKICLNLNKGGNLQEFVLLPVIKDSINDYLEASGNSGAEYIFESINSPKRKVTTGILRHRLDYYFVKAGIDIKNKKHGPHSIRSSMTSSMVNDGVSYETVRKILGHKDRDAVKHYAALDIETLRKCAIEVKNPSGSFLEFLGGDDKNENMQ, from the coding sequence ATGCGAAGATTTAATGAATTTCTCCAGGGTGAATATCACTTATATGAACCCAAGGATGATCCTATAGAAGCATTAAGCGCTTTGCATAGAATAATAATTAATGGCTATCAAAAGTACTGCCGTAAAAAAAATAATTCGGATTGGACGATTTCAAGTAAGCGAGCTGCTGCTATATTCTTTCTAAGGCTTATCGAAGAAAGCGGAATATTCGATATGTCATTTGATGCTCGTGATACCACAGCAGCACTTCTTCATGTTAAAAATAATGATCAGTGGAATAATATCAGGCTGTTTCTTATTTATCTTCATGATGCAGGTTCAGTTTCTGAAGATTATGCCAATCTCATTCCATATGCAAAAAATAAAGTACCTTATCCAACTGTTTATACTATCGAAGAAATCAAAAAGATTGAAGCTGTCATTGACCGCAATACACTTACCGGAAAGCGTGATTATGCGATGATACTTTTAGACACCCGACTTGGCATGCGAGCCGGTGACATCGTTAATTTAAAAATAGCGGACTTTGACTTTAAACATAATAAGATATGTCTCAATCTTAATAAAGGTGGAAACTTACAGGAATTTGTTCTTCTACCAGTAATTAAGGACTCAATTAATGACTATCTCGAAGCATCTGGGAACAGTGGGGCTGAGTATATATTTGAATCTATTAATTCTCCAAAGAGAAAAGTTACTACCGGAATTTTACGTCATAGACTTGACTACTATTTTGTGAAGGCTGGAATTGATATTAAAAACAAGAAACATGGACCTCATTCCATCAGATCATCAATGACTTCATCAATGGTAAATGATGGAGTTTCCTATGAGACTGTTCGTAAGATACTCGGTCACAAAGACCGTGATGCGGTAAAACACTATGCAGCCCTTGATATTGAAACTCTTAGAAAATGTGCAATCGAAGTTAAGAATCCAAGTGGCTCCTTTCTTGAATTCCTAGGTGGCGACGATAAAAATGAAAACATGCAGTGA
- a CDS encoding tyrosine-type recombinase/integrase, translating to MKTCSDLLTDSKNYLDIRKKVLSTYSFYHYKQIIREFNEYFSKSTLKDVSAINEMEITSFIRTITGKTSTVINKLIALRKFINYLNSIGYKIFVPELPENHDDYVPYIFSDDEISEILEYLDNLPLEKGMNPLLQYEMPMIIRIMISSGTRISATLHIKLGDFDPQMHTIIIRKGKNYKERIVPLNFSVSKMLIKYIDAMNISNPESYIFPNALNDNEPMKYKSVANKFHNVLLKLNIYDHSGYKTRGPCLHCLRHYFVINSLRKLIAEGIPIDNYIPYLSIYLGHDSLDETEKYLKFSPDIFTDEVELFSESILDILPEVENDED from the coding sequence ATGAAAACATGCAGTGATTTATTAACTGATTCAAAAAATTATCTTGATATACGCAAGAAAGTGCTGAGTACCTATAGCTTCTATCATTACAAGCAAATAATCAGAGAATTTAATGAATATTTCTCTAAGAGTACATTGAAGGATGTTTCTGCAATTAACGAAATGGAAATTACATCATTTATCAGGACAATTACTGGAAAAACATCAACGGTAATAAATAAACTGATAGCTCTTCGCAAATTCATCAACTATCTTAACAGCATCGGATACAAGATCTTTGTGCCAGAACTCCCAGAAAATCATGATGATTATGTTCCATATATTTTCAGTGATGATGAGATATCTGAAATACTTGAATATCTTGATAATCTACCCTTGGAAAAAGGAATGAATCCATTGTTGCAGTACGAAATGCCTATGATTATCAGAATAATGATAAGCAGCGGCACACGTATTTCTGCAACGCTACATATCAAGCTGGGAGACTTTGATCCTCAGATGCACACTATCATCATTAGAAAGGGTAAGAATTATAAGGAGCGTATTGTTCCGTTAAATTTTTCCGTATCTAAAATGCTTATAAAATATATCGACGCTATGAATATATCCAATCCTGAATCCTATATTTTTCCAAATGCACTGAATGACAATGAGCCAATGAAGTATAAGAGTGTTGCAAATAAATTTCATAATGTACTGCTGAAGCTTAATATTTATGATCACTCTGGATATAAAACACGAGGTCCATGCCTTCACTGTCTGAGACACTACTTCGTAATTAATTCTTTAAGAAAATTGATAGCTGAAGGAATACCAATTGATAATTATATTCCGTATCTCTCAATCTATCTTGGTCATGATAGCTTAGATGAAACCGAAAAATATCTTAAGTTCAGTCCTGATATATTTACTGATGAAGTTGAATTGTTTTCAGAATCAATATTAGATATTCTGCCGGAGGTGGAAAATGATGAGGACTAA
- a CDS encoding LytR/AlgR family response regulator transcription factor, with protein MKTICIIEDDDQFIVKEKKWIEEMIGRCTLIFEPREADLYLIDIEGDIDGIALANDLRKIDPTAFIVFISSHSELIFDALKTMPYYFARKDHEEDIRYIFRKIKERWEEKTLILENIKVPFVQIYYIERQGSYLNITTQVHTYKKRMSLTHILEDLDNTFVLVNKSEIINVNHVKDIKNEALIMVDDHMIYMSRSKKKAVTTYILAMREGIL; from the coding sequence ATGAAAACAATTTGTATTATTGAAGATGATGATCAGTTTATCGTTAAAGAGAAAAAATGGATTGAAGAGATGATTGGTCGATGTACCTTAATCTTTGAACCTAGAGAAGCTGACCTGTATTTGATTGATATTGAGGGTGATATTGATGGAATAGCCTTAGCGAATGATCTTCGTAAAATTGATCCAACAGCGTTCATCGTCTTTATCAGTTCACATTCCGAGTTGATCTTTGATGCTTTAAAAACAATGCCTTATTACTTTGCAAGAAAAGATCATGAAGAAGATATTCGTTATATCTTTAGGAAGATTAAAGAACGATGGGAAGAAAAGACCTTGATATTAGAAAATATCAAGGTGCCATTCGTTCAGATCTATTATATCGAAAGACAAGGTAGTTATCTTAATATTACCACTCAGGTTCATACCTATAAAAAACGAATGAGTTTAACTCATATCTTAGAAGATCTCGATAATACATTTGTCCTCGTTAATAAAAGTGAGATTATTAATGTCAATCATGTCAAAGATATTAAGAATGAAGCGCTTATCATGGTTGATGATCATATGATTTATATGTCACGTTCGAAAAAGAAGGCTGTTACAACTTATATTTTAGCGATGAGAGAAGGGATCTTGTGA